Proteins from one Candidatus Auribacterota bacterium genomic window:
- a CDS encoding V-type ATP synthase subunit B has protein sequence MSKEYLTVENIVGPVILVQYVGGVSYAEIAEISMPGGGVRHGQVLEVHEDKALVQVFEGTSGLTPGEVRVKFLGKGLQLGLSRDILGRTFDGFGKTIDGGPAIIPEKYQDVNGMPINPEARDYPTEFIQTGISTIDVLNTLVRGQKLPIFSGSGLPHSRLAAQIARQAKVLKTGEQFAVVFAAMGITFEEANFFMGEFEKTGALERAVLFINLANDPPIERIAVPKMALTAAEYLAYELGMHILVILTDMTNYCEALREISAARKEIPSRRGYPGYLYTDLSMIYERAGRIKGKKGSITQMPILTMPEDDKTHPIPDLTGYITEGQILLSRPLNNEGIYPPVDVLPSLSRLKDKGIGEGKTREDHSGVMNQLYAAYAKGKSAQEIAVVLGESALTPLDLLYVKFAERFEREFIRQGENENRDIVTSLTIGWNLLGILPEGELKRIKEAYIEKYYPKDKSQIPNPKSQIPIEE, from the coding sequence ATGAGCAAAGAATATCTTACCGTAGAGAACATCGTCGGTCCGGTGATACTCGTCCAGTACGTGGGCGGGGTTTCCTACGCCGAGATTGCCGAAATCTCCATGCCCGGCGGCGGTGTGCGGCACGGGCAGGTGCTGGAGGTCCACGAGGATAAGGCACTCGTCCAGGTCTTTGAGGGGACGAGCGGCCTGACCCCGGGCGAGGTGAGGGTGAAGTTCCTGGGGAAGGGCCTTCAGCTCGGACTCTCCCGCGACATCCTGGGGAGGACGTTTGACGGCTTCGGGAAGACGATCGACGGCGGCCCTGCCATCATCCCGGAAAAATACCAGGACGTGAACGGGATGCCGATAAACCCGGAGGCGCGGGATTACCCTACCGAGTTCATCCAGACGGGAATATCCACAATTGACGTGCTCAACACGCTCGTGCGCGGGCAGAAGCTGCCCATCTTCTCCGGCTCCGGGCTGCCGCACTCCCGCCTCGCAGCCCAGATCGCCCGGCAGGCGAAGGTTCTCAAGACCGGCGAGCAGTTCGCCGTCGTGTTCGCGGCAATGGGCATCACCTTTGAGGAAGCCAATTTCTTCATGGGGGAGTTTGAGAAGACGGGAGCGCTGGAGAGGGCGGTGCTCTTCATCAACCTCGCCAACGACCCGCCCATTGAGCGCATCGCCGTTCCCAAGATGGCGCTCACGGCCGCGGAGTACCTCGCCTATGAGCTCGGGATGCACATCCTTGTCATCCTCACCGACATGACCAACTACTGCGAGGCCCTGCGCGAGATTTCGGCCGCGAGAAAGGAGATTCCCTCGCGGAGAGGCTACCCGGGGTACCTCTACACCGACCTCTCCATGATATACGAGAGGGCGGGCAGGATCAAGGGGAAGAAGGGCTCCATCACGCAGATGCCGATTCTCACCATGCCCGAGGACGACAAGACACACCCCATTCCCGACCTCACCGGCTACATCACCGAGGGCCAGATACTGCTCTCCCGGCCCCTCAACAACGAGGGCATCTACCCGCCCGTGGACGTCCTGCCGTCCCTCTCTCGTCTCAAGGACAAGGGAATCGGCGAGGGAAAGACCCGCGAGGATCACTCGGGCGTCATGAACCAGCTCTACGCGGCGTACGCCAAGGGGAAGTCCGCGCAGGAGATCGCGGTTGTCCTCGGCGAGTCCGCCCTGACCCCCCTGGACCTCCTGTACGTGAAATTTGCCGAGAGATTTGAGAGGGAATTCATCAGGCAAGGGGAGAACGAGAACAGGGACATCGTCACCTCGCTCACCATCGGGTGGAATCTCCTGGGCATTCTCCCCGAGGGGGAACTGAAGAGGATTAAGGAAGCGTACATAGAGAAATACTACCCTAAAGATAAATCCCAAATCCCAAATCCCAAATCCCAAATCCCAATAGAGGAATGA